acggtagcatttttatcgcctgtcaccatgcctgtcacgttcttaatactttttctctttcactcttataaattttacttccttccgacatccgatatcggatcggacaatgtgaaaacgctcttataaTAACCCAAGGCGGTAATTCTAGGCCTTTCCAAGAAGGGATATTTTACCTTGGAGGCAGATAAGATAACCCTGTTATCAAATGCATTATAGTAACACGTTTGCATTGCAAGTTCATCCGTCTATCAGCCGTTTACCCTGATTTATCTCACATGTGGACCTTCTTATGTCTTCCGTGAGgataaatactattatttattacctactatttattGCCTGTGCCAATGTAACAAAGCTTTTGTTTTGATTGAGTAAAAATGGAAGGTCAAATGAGTTTTCAGAGGATCAATTTATTGGGTTGGCCGgttagtttttcaaaattcatttcCACCGTCAATATTTGATGTTTTTGAATTGTCATCATCATGTCATGGCAtcgtttaaaggggcccactgactatcagtccgccggacgatatcggcctgtcagttagaacaaaaatttgtcagttccgaacaactgacaggccgatatcgtccggcggactgatggcGGGCCCCTTTAGAACAAGACCGGAAGTAGACCAATGTAGAAAATTTCGACGCTTGATCACTAATatccagttttaagaaaaatctaatacattaataatttaaactaaCCTGTATTGTACTTGGGGGTTTTGACGATGACAAACGGTTTGCTGCATGTTTCATTACCAAGAAATGCAAGAAGGCTGGATGGCGAAAAGAGGAAAGGACGtactttatgccaatttccgcattttgaaaatttccaaaaactggatccacaaaaatctatttaatcatagaatctgaTCACAAAATTTTAAGAGATTTggttaagaattgcgacctgtagaagagaacatccggacatacgaaagcaaaatgtcCGAGTTAACGGacaccttcgctaacgcttcggtcaataaaatgatggcggactaaaaggtcaggttgcgagccctgaGAAGCTTAAAAGTCACGCCTTCCAGAAGACCCAAAGCATATTCCAGCAAACCGCACCTTCGCTTTTGAGCGACGCCAAAGGTCGAGTAACAGGAGAGCCGAGATCACATTGGTTCCAAGCTCCAAGCCAATTCCGTCCTCCAGCTCTGTCTTCGGCCTTGCATGGAAGCGCGCCGCTTTATTTTATGCGGAGTTCGGCCTTTGGTAACACTTTAACTTGGAAACTTGGTAATTGTTCCAATCCCAAACATTGATTTTTCCCAGCCCGACCTTTAGCTTTGCACGAAAGGGTGCCGCAATTGGACGATCCGGGGCTTTAGCACTATGCAGAGCTCGTCTTGGCCATTTTTGTCCCAGCTCAACTCCCTGATGCTCGGCCTTTAAGTCCTTTGGGCCCGCAGATAACTTTAATCATATTCGTAGCCTTCAGCCTCGCTTAGACATGACCCAGTGCTATAGCTCTGCTCTTCTGCAGTTCGCCCTTCAGCCTCACAGGGCAGCACACTGCAATCGGACGCCCCGGGCCTCCGGCCTTATGCAGAGCTCGGCCATCGGCCTCGCTAATCGGCTATAGGTTCGATTCCAAgctctgcagaaaggcactgagaaaaaaatatgcttttGTGTTTACTTCATGGGGCGGCAGAGACCCACTCGCCCGGGGTGCCAGATATTAACATACGCCTCTGGACGTAAGCCTATGTGTTGGGCAGACATTAGTTAGGTACATATAGGTGTAGGTAGTTTGAGCTACCCCATCTTCTGCGGCTTGTAGATCTTAAGCGTGTGGGTTAGAGAGTATGGAAAGTGATGCCTACAGTTGTCAGGCCCCACAGCTATAAGGATACAACATAGATcatcaataaaagttttcttaGGCTTACCTGGTCTGGCCCCATCATATGCGTCTGCCGCTTGGTGTACCCTCGCGCCGCTCGGTCTAGCTTCTCTTCTTCCCAATCCCGGGTCATCGCCTCTTGTGATGGCAGTTTGAAGGTGCCGTTCATTGACCTCACGTAGTACCGGACCTGGATAAAAGAACAACAACTTGAGATTTGTACTTGGATTTGGATTTGTATTTGTAGATTTGTACAACGTCACTAACATTCTAGTGTATGCTatacttagtacttacaatgGAGATCGAGGGTTACACTTAGGCCACTTTCCCACTGACTTTCAGTTTAATGCGgttacggttttctgcaggatccagtttaatttagtatGCGTGTAGTAgcccgcaaacagaatgctcgtgtgaacgttactaaaacagaatcctgcagaaaaccgtatcccgcaaaaaactggacgtcagtgggcaaGAGCTCTTACACATATGTTTGAACAAGGAGTCAGTGGAAAAAATTAGACGCAGTCAGAAGAAGCCCTCACCTTAGTTGAACATTTAGTGACATGGGATACTCGTATTgtcaagatatcaaaaaaaaaaaaaaatctcaatttCCGCACAATTATAACAGCACAGAAGGAGTAAATAAGAATATAGGGTTCGGACTGAAGAACAAAAAAGAAGGCAGCCAGGGAAGCCATCTCACCTGTAAATCGAACATTGAGAAGGCGCACACATAATAAGGTACACCCACGAAGCACATGGAGGGATGGCGAATGTTCACGAGATGCTTGTAGAGGGGCTCCACGCAGTTGTCGTCCACGACCACGCCGCACGACTGGTGCAGGAACGGGAAGTTGTACAGGTAGCCTGAAATACGTAGTTTAGTTAAATAGCTGAAAGGACAAACTATCTAGTCATCTAGTGTCAATACTGTCATCGCAATAcctacagcggggaaatgctgccagcatcttcggcaccatgccaaatgggccacattttctagatgtattttagttttatttagttttagttttatttagttttagtttttagtgttaatttaattataatttatagacAAGTTCGTTTTTACAAATGTATTGTTATTCCtttaataaatcattcattGGAATTATACTTTCAGTAAGATAGGTATGGTGGTACGGAAAATTAatgctcaatttttttttctagaaataACTGACAGTGTGGttaaaatatctaaataattAGCATTCTAATATTTTCAGTAGCTCTACCTTCTCATTTATGTGTTATTCTCAAAAGAAATGGGTATTTTTCGGTCATGCAGCCTCTTCAACGATTCATAAATACATAACTAGATATATTTAAGTGTGGTTTGATAGAATTTGCTGCAAGGCACAAATCTGAAAATTTTAGGTGGAATAAACTACTCAATCATTTCAAAATCCTCACCAGTGCAAAGGAAGACGACATCCACCTCCTCAACGCTTCCGTCCATAAACACCACCTTCCTCCCTTCGAGCCTCTCAATATCAGGCTTCTGCGCCAGATTCTCCGGGAACACAGTCCTCGGCTGCTCCTTAAGGTGGTGGCTCAATATGACGTGGCTGGCTACGGAGGTGACTTCTAATGCGATGTCCATGCCGGAGGGCCCGGCGCCGACTACCAGCACGCGCTTGCTGGCGAAGATGTCGGGCACGCGGTAGTCATGGCTGTGCATTACGTCTCCTGCGAAGATAAGGCAAGTTAGATTTAGTTGATAAATTATGGTAAGTAGAACAAGGAAAATATATAGTATTtaagattagttattttattatatggaatttttattctgaaataaattacttGAATGGAATTGAATTGAACTGAATTAGTTTCTAATGTTCGTATTCAGCCGAATTATTCGATTGAAACTTTTGAAAGTGCCGATTATTCggcaaatatttttcattctgtTTGTCTTGTTGCAAGACTAAAAAAAGGTAATCTCTACTAAACTTTGCTCTCTTCCATCAGGTTACGGTTTCCCGATGTCATTAAAACACATGAGTAGACATGTTGAATCCATGGGATGGTTTGGTTTTGACCATATGAGAGTTGGACTTGTTTAAGACAAGTGTCCCTTGCCATGTTTGACTTGTTTGTTTCTTGGGCAAGGTAGCGGTTTATTACGGTTGCTAATGTAATTGAAGTGTTTTCAAAGGCTATTAATATTACACAGGTGAACCgaataattcggccgaatattcggttcggtaaGGTCTGCAcggaatattcggccgaatattcgtattcgacaaattccatattcggcccatctctaatatTAAGCATTTTATGTCTAATATCCTGTGAACAGCAAGTATAAAATatatggtattttctataaaaagggaccttattgtcgatggtgcttacgccattataaacgatgctccgatataaatacaatgccgtgcgacgctgtgcggtgtaagcgccatcgacaataaggtcccttttcatagaaaatgccccatattatggAGTTTACAAGAGAGATTCAGCCAAATATGCTAATGCTTTATATAGCTGAAAGTGGCGGTACATCTGCAAAGACGTAATTCTTCAACTAgatatagaatataatatataatgtgACGAAGAAAAAACTTTCACATGAGAACAGGTTTCTCCCATGAGAACAGAAGCATAAACTACAAAACAAAGTCAGACGACGAACCTTTGTTTTCTTGATCTTGTGCTCGTCAGATATCTGGACTATTAAAACTGAAACCCGTCGTAGGACAGACCGTTCTAGATATGGTGCTGGCAAAGAATGCTCCGGATTTCATGGATCTCCGTACAAGTGCCTAATTATTCTCGCATTTAGCACACAACGCTTACTTAGTTTCTTCGGGCATCTTAGCAGATCAGGACCAGAGAGGACTTAATCGCgaacaaacttacgtttatttatggcctgacgtttcgaacgtgactttacgttcgtggtcacaggcagtcTGCCTAACGTTAACGTTACGTGGAcgaaataaacgtaagtttgtacgcgattaagtcccgtgttagttttaaaattatcagGACCACAGAGTCTGGAGAAGCTTATGATCAGTGAACGCATGGTAAGAGAGCGTAGGGAGGATGGCAATGATGTTTACCTTCAAACTCCTTAAGCCCCGGTATACTGGGTATAAACGGCGTGTTATAATGGCCGTTGCAGACGAACACGTAGTCGTACTCCTTGGTCTCTGACACGCCGGTCACCAAGTTCTTGTAGCTCACCTCCCAGACCTCGCCAGAGGGGGTAGCTCGAGGCTTAATCAGCTGGACGTGCTGTTTGAACTGGAAACAATATTGtttgtcaattattttatttttgattgaaaacttTTGACGCTGACTACTTTtcttttaagagtccccggcgagctcggttctccataaaaacgtagttacgctcttattctcAGGCATGAACCTAGTATAAAACTGGATTAGGCATGGAGTGGAACTGTCAGAACGTCTT
This genomic interval from Cydia strobilella chromosome 9, ilCydStro3.1, whole genome shotgun sequence contains the following:
- the LOC134744467 gene encoding senecionine N-oxygenase isoform X1, with translation MSRVCVVGAGAAGLCAARHLLTESCVSQVDVLEQASQVGGTWVYTEHTGYDDFGLPIHTSMYKSLRTNLPKEIMGFPDFPIPESEKSYLPSRDMLAFLQLYSDKHGVTEHIKFKQHVQLIKPRATPSGEVWEVSYKNLVTGVSETKEYDYVFVCNGHYNTPFIPSIPGLKEFEGDVMHSHDYRVPDIFASKRVLVVGAGPSGMDIALEVTSVASHVILSHHLKEQPRTVFPENLAQKPDIERLEGRKVVFMDGSVEEVDVVFLCTGYLYNFPFLHQSCGVVVDDNCVEPLYKHLVNIRHPSMCFVGVPYYVCAFSMFDLQVRYYVRSMNGTFKLPSQEAMTRDWEEEKLDRAARGYTKRQTHMMGPDQEKYYASLANEAQTKNLPSVITKIREESSNRFLHNLQNYRQDIYKIIDDETYEVISNGRSEILC
- the LOC134744467 gene encoding senecionine N-oxygenase isoform X2, with the protein product MSRVCVVGAGAAGLCAARHLLTESCVSQVDVLEQASQVGGTWVYTEHTGYDDFGLPIHTSMYKSLRTNLPKEIMGFPDFPIPESEKSYLPSRDMLAFLQLYSDKHGVTEHIKFKQHVQLIKPRATPSGEVWEVSYKNLVTGVSETKEYDYVFVCNGHYNTPFIPSIPGLKEFEGDVMHSHDYRVPDIFASKRVLVVGAGPSGMDIALEVTSVASHVILSHHLKEQPRTVFPENLAQKPDIERLEGRKVVFMDGSVEEVDVVFLCTGYLYNFPFLHQSCGVVVDDNCVEPLYKHLVNIRHPSMCFVGVPYYVCAFSMFDLQVRYYVRSMNGTFKLPSQEAMTRDWEEEKLDRAARGYTKRQTHMMGPDQAEYYVSLSTESGAAPLPAVFTMIHNDSSQKFLDDLVHYRQDVYCVIDDDHFVCYTKA